In one Chitinophaga sancti genomic region, the following are encoded:
- a CDS encoding 3-oxoacyl-ACP synthase III family protein, with translation MDTNMNAVIVGSGSYIPTLRVSNDDFLNHVFYDQDGKVLSKKNKDIIQQFAKITGIQERRYVSDDQVSSDIMSLAAADALKSSGIDGESLDYIIVAHNFGDVKATNSHSDFVPTLACRVKHQLGIINPLTVAYDLTWGCAGWLQGVIQANFFIKSGNAKRVMVIGGETLSRVCDPHDRDSMIFSDGAGAVILEAQHSIHPVGILSHVSKSYTDGLAYVLRMGASYNPDFDSNALFIKMNGRKLYENVLKTVPSTIKDCLDKAALTISDVDKVLIHQANEKMDEAILRELFNIYGGEEHKPLVDLMPMTISWLGNSSVATLPTLFDLILKGKFENQQFTPGTNIVFTAVGAGVNMNAVVYRIP, from the coding sequence ATGGATACAAATATGAATGCGGTAATCGTTGGCAGTGGAAGTTATATACCAACTTTACGGGTTTCAAATGATGATTTTCTAAATCATGTTTTTTACGACCAGGATGGTAAAGTGTTGTCGAAGAAGAATAAAGATATCATTCAGCAGTTCGCCAAGATTACCGGGATACAGGAACGTCGATATGTTTCCGACGATCAGGTTTCTTCTGATATCATGAGCCTCGCAGCAGCAGATGCGTTAAAATCATCTGGCATTGACGGGGAAAGCCTGGATTATATTATTGTTGCTCATAATTTTGGTGACGTCAAAGCAACAAACAGTCACAGTGATTTTGTGCCTACCTTAGCATGCAGAGTAAAGCATCAGCTGGGGATAATTAACCCGCTCACAGTAGCTTATGATTTGACATGGGGCTGTGCAGGATGGCTTCAGGGGGTTATTCAGGCTAATTTTTTTATAAAATCCGGGAATGCCAAACGAGTGATGGTGATCGGTGGAGAAACTTTATCACGGGTGTGCGATCCTCATGATAGGGACAGTATGATCTTTTCGGATGGTGCGGGTGCTGTTATACTGGAAGCACAACATAGCATTCATCCTGTTGGTATTCTTTCTCATGTGTCAAAATCATATACAGATGGTCTGGCGTACGTTTTAAGGATGGGAGCTTCTTACAATCCTGATTTTGATAGTAATGCTCTATTTATAAAAATGAACGGGCGTAAATTGTATGAAAATGTGTTGAAAACAGTTCCATCGACGATTAAGGATTGTTTGGATAAAGCAGCGCTTACGATTTCAGATGTTGATAAGGTGCTTATTCACCAGGCTAACGAAAAAATGGATGAAGCCATCCTCAGGGAGCTTTTTAATATCTATGGAGGAGAAGAACATAAGCCACTGGTTGATCTCATGCCGATGACGATTTCCTGGCTGGGAAATAGCTCCGTGGCAACGCTTCCTACACTATTTGATTTGATATTGAAGGGTAAGTTTGAAAATCAGCAATTTACCCCGGGAACTAATATCGTATTTACGGCTGTAGGCGCGGGTGTAAATATGAACGCTGTAGTGTACCGTATTCCTTAA
- a CDS encoding helix-turn-helix domain-containing protein, with amino-acid sequence MSLKYKSIKPDISLADFVSDFWLFQNLSENTEEAIALPDGRIDMFLSKSASEPFTITVLGIGTRPHTAKIVAGTLIFAIGFKLPATEYIFNFPFADLLDNKKCLANDFWGFNSEDLNDFDAFCQKATQKVKSLLPKEIDSRKQKLFDLIYCSKGEITVKELSGMVFWSSRQINRYFNQQFGLSLKMYCNILRFRASLEHIAKGRLFPELDFADQNHFIKQVKKFSGVVPKELFKYKDDRFILLSTFCQP; translated from the coding sequence ATGAGCCTGAAATACAAATCGATCAAACCCGATATATCACTTGCCGATTTTGTATCTGATTTTTGGTTGTTTCAAAACCTTTCAGAAAATACAGAAGAAGCCATAGCATTACCCGACGGGCGAATTGATATGTTTTTGTCTAAATCTGCTTCAGAACCTTTTACTATTACTGTTCTGGGCATAGGCACACGGCCTCACACAGCAAAAATTGTGGCTGGAACCCTGATTTTCGCAATCGGGTTCAAACTGCCAGCAACTGAATACATTTTCAATTTCCCATTTGCCGACTTATTGGATAATAAAAAATGTTTAGCCAATGATTTTTGGGGGTTTAATTCCGAAGATTTAAATGATTTTGATGCGTTTTGCCAAAAGGCTACTCAAAAAGTTAAGTCACTTTTACCTAAAGAAATTGACAGTAGAAAGCAAAAGTTGTTTGATTTAATTTATTGTTCAAAGGGTGAAATAACCGTAAAGGAACTTTCCGGGATGGTATTTTGGAGCAGCCGGCAAATCAATCGATACTTTAATCAGCAGTTTGGACTTTCATTGAAAATGTACTGTAATATTCTACGATTTAGAGCGTCGCTTGAACATATTGCTAAAGGAAGGCTTTTCCCCGAACTTGATTTTGCAGATCAAAATCATTTTATTAAACAGGTAAAAAAATTTTCCGGAGTGGTGCCCAAAGAATTATTCAAATATAAAGACGACCGATTTATACTATTATCTACCTTCTGCCAGCCATAA
- a CDS encoding acetate uptake transporter yields the protein MSNSNESSTPITIQTANPGPLGLCAFGMTTILLNLHNAGFFEMNAMILSMGIFYGGIAQIIAGVMEAKKNNTFGFTAFTSFGCFWLSLVFLLVFPKTGMAAPVSSNGMIAYFSIWALFTFILFIVTLKLSKNLQIVFSTLTLLFILLIAAEATQSATIKCIAGIEGVICGLFACYSGLKEVYLEM from the coding sequence ATGTCTAATTCTAACGAAAGTTCAACGCCAATTACTATTCAGACAGCTAATCCAGGACCTTTAGGGCTATGCGCATTTGGAATGACCACCATTTTACTCAATCTTCATAACGCAGGATTTTTTGAAATGAATGCCATGATCTTATCTATGGGCATCTTTTATGGCGGTATCGCACAGATCATAGCAGGCGTGATGGAAGCAAAGAAAAATAACACCTTCGGATTTACTGCTTTTACCTCATTTGGCTGTTTCTGGTTATCCCTGGTCTTTCTGCTGGTTTTTCCCAAAACTGGTATGGCAGCGCCGGTATCCTCCAATGGAATGATTGCTTACTTTTCAATTTGGGCATTATTTACTTTCATTTTGTTCATCGTCACTTTAAAGTTGAGCAAAAACTTACAAATAGTCTTTTCTACCCTTACTCTTCTTTTCATACTATTGATAGCGGCAGAAGCGACACAAAGCGCTACCATCAAATGCATCGCTGGAATAGAAGGTGTAATTTGTGGCCTTTTTGCCTGCTATAGCGGACTAAAGGAAGTATACCTGGAAATGTAA